A stretch of Pseudomonas taetrolens DNA encodes these proteins:
- the hemF gene encoding oxygen-dependent coproporphyrinogen oxidase, whose amino-acid sequence MTTRTEAVKAYLLDLQDRICNALQIEDGGTHFVEDAWERPAGGGGRTRVIENGKVIEKGGVNFSHVFGSGLPPSASAHRPELAGRGFEALGVSLVIHPHNPHVPTSHANVRFFIAEKEGEEPVWWFGGGFDLTPYYAVEEDCVHWHRVAEQACAPFGADVYPRYKAWCDTYFHIKHRNEPRGIGGLFFDDLNEWDFDTCFAFIRAIGDAYIDAYLPIVQRRKATEYTALQREFQEFRRGRYVEFNLVYDRGTLFGLQSGGRTESILMSLPPQVRWGYDWKAEPGSEEARLTDYFLQDRDWLANA is encoded by the coding sequence ATGACTACCCGCACCGAGGCCGTAAAAGCCTACCTGCTCGACCTTCAAGATCGCATTTGCAACGCTCTGCAAATCGAAGATGGCGGCACGCATTTTGTTGAAGATGCGTGGGAACGCCCGGCGGGCGGCGGTGGCCGTACCCGGGTGATCGAAAACGGCAAGGTGATTGAAAAGGGTGGGGTTAACTTTTCTCACGTATTTGGCAGCGGTTTGCCTCCATCCGCCAGTGCCCACCGCCCTGAACTGGCGGGCCGGGGCTTTGAAGCCCTGGGTGTGTCGCTGGTGATCCACCCGCACAACCCGCATGTACCGACGTCCCACGCCAACGTACGTTTTTTCATCGCAGAAAAAGAAGGTGAAGAACCTGTCTGGTGGTTTGGCGGTGGCTTTGACCTCACGCCGTACTACGCCGTTGAAGAGGACTGCGTGCATTGGCATCGAGTGGCCGAGCAGGCATGTGCACCGTTTGGCGCCGATGTGTATCCGCGCTACAAGGCCTGGTGCGACACGTATTTCCACATCAAGCACCGCAACGAGCCCCGTGGTATCGGCGGTTTGTTCTTTGATGACCTGAACGAGTGGGATTTCGACACCTGCTTCGCCTTTATTCGTGCCATTGGCGACGCCTATATCGACGCTTACCTGCCGATTGTTCAGCGCCGCAAAGCCACGGAATACACAGCCCTGCAGCGTGAATTCCAAGAGTTCCGCCGTGGGCGCTACGTGGAGTTCAACCTGGTCTACGACCGTGGCACCTTGTTTGGCCTGCAATCGGGGGGACGTACCGAGTCGATCTTGATGTCGTTGCCGCCGCAGGTTCGCTGGGGTTATGACTGGAAGGCCGAGCCGGGTAGCGAAGAAGCGCGCCTCACCGACTATTTCCTGCAAGACCGCGACTGGTTAGCCAACGCCTGA
- the aroE gene encoding shikimate dehydrogenase, giving the protein MDRYVVFGNPIAHSKSPVLHRLFAEQTGQVMQYDTLLAPLEDFAGCAAAFFQQGRGANVTVPFKEEAYRLASQLTDRAQRAGAVNTLSKQADGRLLGDNTDGAGLVRDLTVNAGFSLKGKRILVLGAGGAVRGALEPLLAEGPASVTIANRTVEKAEVLAELFCDLGPVAASGFDWLHEPVDLIINATSASLAGEVPPIAGSLIEPGKTLCYDMMYGKDQTPFCAWAAAQGAGQVMDGLGMLAEQAAEAFYLWRGVRPDTGPALVELRRLLAQ; this is encoded by the coding sequence ATGGACCGTTACGTCGTTTTTGGTAACCCGATTGCCCACAGCAAATCCCCGGTATTGCACCGCCTGTTTGCCGAGCAAACCGGTCAGGTCATGCAGTACGACACCCTGCTCGCGCCGCTGGAGGATTTTGCCGGCTGTGCCGCTGCTTTTTTCCAGCAAGGACGAGGCGCCAATGTGACGGTTCCTTTCAAGGAGGAGGCGTATCGCCTGGCCAGCCAACTGACCGACCGGGCCCAGCGGGCGGGCGCGGTCAACACACTGAGCAAGCAGGCCGATGGCCGCTTGCTGGGGGATAACACCGACGGTGCCGGCCTGGTTCGTGATCTGACCGTGAATGCGGGTTTTAGCCTCAAGGGCAAACGCATTCTGGTCCTGGGTGCGGGCGGTGCAGTGCGCGGCGCTCTGGAGCCATTATTGGCCGAGGGCCCTGCTTCTGTGACCATCGCCAACCGCACGGTTGAGAAGGCCGAAGTACTGGCTGAGCTGTTCTGTGACCTGGGGCCAGTAGCGGCCAGCGGATTTGACTGGCTGCATGAGCCGGTGGATTTGATCATCAATGCCACCTCGGCCAGCCTCGCAGGCGAAGTGCCGCCGATTGCCGGCAGTTTGATCGAACCGGGCAAAACCCTGTGTTACGACATGATGTATGGCAAAGACCAGACGCCTTTTTGCGCGTGGGCTGCGGCACAGGGTGCGGGTCAGGTCATGGATGGGTTGGGGATGCTGGCCGAACAGGCCGCCGAAGCGTTTTATCTGTGGCGTGGCGTGCGCCCGGACACCGGGCCGGCGCTGGTCGAGTTGCGCAGGTTGTTAGCCCAATAA